The proteins below come from a single Chryseobacterium capnotolerans genomic window:
- a CDS encoding response regulator transcription factor: protein MSQKKILLIDDELDILEILSYNLEKEGYDIYTATNGNEGIEKAKEIVPDLILLDVMMPEKDGIETCQELRKIKELQKTLIVFLSARSEEFSQLAGFQAGANDYVVKLIKPKILISKVNALLQLTSQVSDNAKLIEIGDLVIDKDNFRVSKSGQQFLLPKKEFDLLYLLASNTEKVFKREEILEKVWGNDVIVGERTIDVHIRRLREKLGINTIQTLKGIGYKLIV from the coding sequence ATGAGTCAAAAGAAAATACTCTTAATAGACGACGAACTGGACATTTTAGAGATTCTGTCTTACAATTTAGAAAAGGAAGGATATGATATCTATACCGCTACCAACGGTAATGAAGGAATAGAAAAAGCAAAGGAAATTGTTCCGGATCTTATTCTGCTGGATGTAATGATGCCTGAAAAAGATGGTATTGAAACATGTCAGGAACTTCGTAAAATAAAAGAACTTCAAAAGACACTTATTGTTTTTCTTTCCGCAAGAAGCGAAGAATTTTCTCAATTGGCAGGCTTCCAGGCAGGAGCTAATGATTATGTTGTAAAGCTTATTAAACCGAAAATTCTGATCTCTAAAGTAAATGCATTATTACAATTGACTTCTCAGGTTTCTGATAATGCCAAGCTGATCGAAATTGGTGACCTTGTCATTGATAAAGATAACTTCAGAGTCTCCAAAAGCGGACAGCAGTTTCTTCTTCCTAAAAAAGAATTTGACTTGCTTTACCTTCTCGCTTCCAACACTGAAAAAGTATTTAAAAGAGAAGAAATTCTTGAGAAAGTTTGGGGGAATGATGTCATCGTAGGAGAAAGAACCATTGATGTTCACATCAGAAGACTAAGAGAAAAGTTAGGAATCAATACGATTCAGACTTTAAAAGGAATAGGGTATAAACTTATTGTTTAA
- a CDS encoding sensor histidine kinase, which translates to MKFYRLTLVASCLLTLVMLFLVVIFDSLKDIYYETPLFKTGLLICIVLIFIINCVVLELLFNYYGRKQVKGLSGILPQEMVNDNDENITIKELGERFSDLNQQRATEIDMMKEMESYRKEYIGNVSHELKTPLFSIQGYVETLRDGGVDNLTIRDKYLERIDKSVERLIAIVTDLDMINRLEAGEINLTVSRFDVNLLIKEIFDLLEFEAEKHNTTLQIQTLHPQIFVEADKQKISQVFINLISNAIHYANRQEAKVIVKTSILKNKVLIEVIDNGMGIKSEILPRIFERFYRVETSRSRREGGSGLGLAIVKHILEAHNENITVESVYLEGTKFSFMLEKSK; encoded by the coding sequence TTGAAATTTTACAGACTTACGCTTGTCGCCTCTTGTCTGCTGACATTGGTGATGTTATTTTTAGTGGTCATTTTCGATTCACTTAAAGATATTTATTATGAGACCCCTTTATTTAAGACGGGTCTTTTAATCTGTATTGTCCTTATCTTTATCATCAACTGTGTCGTATTGGAACTTCTTTTCAATTATTACGGAAGAAAGCAGGTGAAAGGACTTTCCGGAATTCTTCCCCAGGAAATGGTGAATGATAATGACGAGAATATTACCATCAAAGAATTAGGGGAAAGATTTTCAGACCTGAACCAGCAGAGAGCCACAGAAATCGATATGATGAAGGAAATGGAAAGTTACCGTAAAGAATATATCGGAAACGTTTCCCATGAGCTTAAAACACCATTGTTTTCTATCCAGGGATATGTAGAAACCTTAAGAGACGGCGGGGTAGACAACCTGACAATCCGCGATAAATACCTGGAAAGGATTGATAAATCCGTAGAAAGGCTTATTGCTATTGTTACAGATCTTGATATGATTAACAGGCTTGAAGCAGGAGAAATTAACCTTACTGTTTCAAGGTTTGATGTTAACCTTCTCATCAAAGAAATTTTCGACCTGCTTGAATTTGAAGCTGAAAAACATAATACCACATTACAGATCCAGACTTTACATCCACAAATTTTTGTAGAAGCCGATAAACAAAAGATTTCCCAGGTTTTTATTAACCTCATCTCCAATGCCATTCATTATGCTAACAGACAGGAAGCAAAAGTGATTGTTAAAACCAGTATTTTAAAAAATAAAGTATTGATTGAAGTTATTGATAACGGAATGGGAATCAAATCTGAAATTCTTCCAAGAATCTTCGAACGTTTCTATCGCGTAGAAACCAGCAGAAGCAGAAGAGAAGGCGGTTCAGGATTAGGATTAGCCATCGTAAAGCATATCCTGGAAGCTCACAACGAAAACATTACCGTAGAAAGTGTTTACCTCGAAGGAACCAAGTTCAGTTTTATGCTGGAAAAAAGTAAATAA
- a CDS encoding alpha-amylase family glycosyl hydrolase has protein sequence MKKLILLSIIGLGIVSCTTQKNTKRMTELPKEWKHTTNIYEVNIRQYTQEGTFKAFAKEMPRLKAMGVRTLWFMPITPIAQQNKKGSLGSPYAASDYTSINPEFGTMDDFKDMVNEAHRLGFKVIIDWVANHTGWDHVWTKTHPEFYLKDPDGKFHIASGMDDIIELDYKNQEMRQAMIDAMKFWVTETDIDGFRCDLASWVEVDFWEQARPEVEKVKPLFWLGEFDELESPEYGKVFDASYSWKWMHKSADYYKKNEPLQELKDLLVQYSNIGDQSMRAWFTANHDENSWNGTEYEKYAVIAKPMAVFSATWNGVPLLYSGQELPNMKRLEFFEKDPIKWTKTYQVADFYKTLLDVKASNPALRGGDPNVATYLLNTTANDKILAYVRKNGKDEVLVVLNMSKEPVNFTIEDGNLSGTFRNVFEKTKRNFDEGKDFNFKVSDYAVFER, from the coding sequence ATGAAAAAATTAATTTTATTATCCATAATTGGTCTGGGAATTGTTTCCTGTACCACTCAAAAAAATACAAAAAGGATGACAGAACTGCCAAAAGAATGGAAACATACTACAAATATCTACGAAGTAAACATCAGACAATATACTCAGGAAGGGACCTTTAAAGCATTTGCAAAAGAAATGCCCCGCCTGAAAGCCATGGGAGTAAGAACACTTTGGTTCATGCCGATTACGCCGATTGCTCAGCAAAATAAGAAAGGCAGTCTAGGAAGCCCTTATGCAGCCTCAGACTATACTTCCATCAATCCGGAATTTGGAACAATGGATGATTTTAAGGACATGGTGAATGAAGCGCACAGATTGGGCTTCAAGGTGATTATTGATTGGGTAGCCAATCATACAGGCTGGGATCATGTCTGGACCAAAACACATCCTGAATTTTATTTAAAAGATCCGGATGGAAAATTCCATATTGCTTCAGGAATGGATGATATCATTGAGCTGGATTACAAAAACCAGGAAATGCGTCAGGCCATGATTGATGCCATGAAGTTTTGGGTAACAGAAACAGATATTGACGGTTTCAGATGTGATTTAGCCTCTTGGGTAGAAGTAGATTTTTGGGAACAGGCCCGTCCGGAAGTAGAAAAAGTAAAACCACTTTTTTGGCTGGGGGAATTTGATGAATTAGAAAGTCCTGAATATGGGAAAGTTTTTGATGCCAGCTATTCATGGAAATGGATGCATAAATCTGCTGATTATTACAAAAAAAATGAGCCGCTTCAGGAGCTAAAGGATCTATTGGTGCAATATTCCAATATCGGAGATCAATCAATGAGAGCCTGGTTCACCGCTAATCATGATGAAAACTCGTGGAACGGAACTGAATATGAAAAATATGCAGTCATTGCAAAACCTATGGCGGTATTTTCAGCTACCTGGAACGGAGTTCCATTGTTGTATTCAGGTCAGGAACTTCCCAACATGAAGAGATTAGAGTTTTTCGAGAAAGATCCGATTAAATGGACGAAAACCTATCAGGTTGCTGACTTTTATAAAACATTATTGGATGTAAAGGCTTCTAATCCTGCATTGAGAGGCGGTGATCCGAATGTGGCTACTTACTTGCTGAATACCACCGCTAATGACAAGATCTTAGCCTACGTAAGAAAAAATGGTAAAGATGAAGTGCTGGTTGTTTTAAATATGTCAAAAGAACCTGTGAATTTTACAATTGAAGATGGAAATCTATCAGGGACCTTCAGAAATGTATTTGAAAAGACAAAAAGAAATTTCGATGAAGGCAAAGACTTCAATTTTAAAGTTTCAGACTACGCCGTATTTGAAAGATAA
- a CDS encoding M1 family metallopeptidase: MRKAILSIAILGIMFSANVSAQTETSGREKVYRATHTKVTELKHTKLKVNFDYQKEQMNGEEWLTASPYFYPANELILDAKGMLIHEVALDNNGKKSPLKYEYKDDILKITLDKTYQKNQDYTVYIKYTSRPNEVKQQGSMAINDAKGLYFINAQGTDPELPTQIWTQGETEASSAWFPTIDKPNQKTTQEIYMTVPDKYVTLSNGILKDSQKESNGLRTDHWVMDKRHSTYLFFMGVGEYAIVKDKWKNVPVDYYIEKEYEPYAKQIYGNTPEMIDFFSKRMNYDYPWAKYAQISGRNYVSGAMENTTATLHGSDILQKPGQLIDENTWEDTIAHELFHHWFGDLVTAESWSNLTVNESFANYSEYLWNEYKYGKDQADYHLMTDVDRYIHNPSDFNKNLVRFNYASREDVFDLVTYQKGGGILNMLRNYLGDDAFFAGMNDYLKTNEYKNAEAHQLRLSFEKVSGKDLNWFFNQWYFGSGNPKINYSFTFEPVKKQVAVTINQTQDQMFEFPLAIDIFDNGKPKRYNVWVNADAKNTFNFDVSKAPDLVNINADGVLLADITDKKTPEQNLLQFTNSKEYKNRYNALEGIKDQTGKSPAVTKLLAAALKDPFFRVRIQALELVDLTNPEQMKALGAEVERLASNDPKTLTQAAAIAALAKTKDKKYLPLFEKGMNAVSNAVKASSLGAVLTTDPSKVDALADKIDLDGASDELKAQLLPIIVKKKVVSQMPKIASLAAFYPFIKFQNPELGKAAEEGYNWIMSSDNLKATENVTKILGYAKNQIGDNPQAKMMVIQMLKDGLSKKMELLKQNPQNAASINKQIDAINKTIENYK; this comes from the coding sequence ATGAGAAAGGCCATTCTATCGATTGCGATACTGGGAATTATGTTTTCCGCTAATGTATCAGCGCAAACCGAAACCTCAGGAAGAGAGAAAGTATACAGAGCAACCCATACCAAAGTAACAGAATTAAAACACACTAAGCTAAAGGTAAACTTCGACTATCAGAAAGAACAGATGAATGGAGAAGAATGGCTTACCGCTTCCCCTTATTTCTATCCTGCCAATGAGCTGATCCTTGATGCAAAAGGAATGTTGATTCATGAAGTAGCTCTTGATAACAATGGTAAAAAATCTCCTTTAAAATACGAATATAAAGATGATATCCTGAAAATCACCTTGGATAAAACCTATCAGAAAAATCAGGATTACACAGTCTATATCAAATATACCTCCCGTCCAAACGAAGTGAAGCAACAGGGAAGTATGGCGATTAATGATGCAAAAGGATTGTATTTTATTAACGCTCAGGGAACAGATCCTGAACTTCCGACGCAAATCTGGACGCAGGGAGAAACAGAAGCTTCTTCTGCATGGTTTCCAACCATTGATAAGCCCAATCAGAAAACGACTCAGGAAATCTATATGACGGTTCCTGATAAATATGTAACCCTTTCAAACGGTATCCTGAAAGATTCTCAGAAAGAGTCCAATGGTCTGAGAACCGATCATTGGGTAATGGATAAAAGGCATTCTACTTATCTTTTCTTTATGGGAGTAGGAGAATATGCTATTGTAAAAGACAAATGGAAAAATGTTCCTGTTGACTATTATATTGAAAAAGAGTATGAGCCTTATGCAAAACAGATCTATGGGAACACTCCGGAAATGATTGATTTCTTCTCAAAAAGAATGAATTATGACTATCCTTGGGCAAAGTATGCACAGATTTCCGGGAGAAATTATGTAAGTGGTGCCATGGAAAATACGACAGCAACACTTCATGGAAGTGATATTCTTCAAAAACCGGGTCAGCTTATCGATGAGAATACTTGGGAAGATACCATTGCTCACGAATTGTTCCATCACTGGTTTGGGGATCTGGTTACAGCGGAGAGCTGGAGTAATCTTACGGTGAATGAATCTTTCGCTAATTATTCCGAATACCTTTGGAATGAATATAAATATGGAAAAGATCAGGCTGATTATCATCTGATGACTGATGTAGACCGATATATCCATAACCCATCTGATTTTAATAAAAATCTGGTACGATTCAATTATGCATCCCGCGAAGATGTATTTGATCTGGTAACTTATCAGAAAGGAGGTGGAATTCTAAACATGCTCAGAAACTATTTAGGAGATGATGCCTTCTTTGCCGGAATGAATGATTACCTGAAAACCAATGAATATAAGAATGCAGAAGCACATCAGCTGAGACTTTCTTTTGAGAAGGTTTCAGGAAAAGATTTGAACTGGTTCTTTAATCAATGGTATTTCGGAAGCGGAAATCCAAAGATCAACTATTCATTTACATTTGAACCTGTAAAAAAACAGGTAGCTGTGACTATCAATCAGACTCAGGATCAAATGTTTGAGTTCCCTTTGGCTATTGATATTTTCGATAATGGAAAACCGAAGAGGTATAACGTTTGGGTAAATGCCGATGCAAAAAATACATTCAATTTTGATGTTTCAAAAGCTCCGGATCTGGTAAACATTAATGCAGATGGTGTTTTGCTGGCTGATATCACCGATAAGAAAACCCCGGAACAAAATCTCTTGCAGTTTACGAATTCCAAAGAGTATAAAAACAGGTATAATGCTTTAGAAGGAATAAAAGATCAGACAGGAAAAAGTCCTGCAGTAACAAAATTATTGGCTGCTGCATTGAAAGATCCGTTCTTCAGAGTCAGAATTCAGGCGTTGGAATTAGTAGATCTTACCAATCCTGAACAAATGAAGGCACTAGGAGCTGAAGTTGAAAGATTAGCATCTAATGATCCTAAAACATTGACACAAGCTGCTGCAATTGCTGCTCTGGCAAAAACAAAAGACAAAAAATACCTTCCTCTTTTTGAAAAAGGAATGAATGCTGTTTCTAATGCTGTAAAAGCAAGTTCGTTGGGAGCTGTTCTTACGACTGATCCATCAAAAGTTGATGCATTAGCAGATAAAATTGATTTGGACGGAGCATCAGACGAATTGAAGGCGCAATTGCTTCCCATTATTGTAAAAAAGAAAGTGGTTTCTCAAATGCCTAAAATTGCTTCATTGGCGGCATTTTATCCTTTTATTAAATTCCAGAATCCGGAATTGGGGAAAGCAGCAGAAGAAGGATACAATTGGATCATGTCTTCTGATAATTTGAAAGCTACTGAAAATGTAACGAAGATTTTGGGATATGCAAAAAATCAAATAGGGGATAATCCGCAGGCTAAAATGATGGTCATACAAATGCTGAAGGATGGCTTAAGTAAAAAAATGGAATTACTGAAACAGAATCCACAGAATGCAGCAAGTATCAATAAACAGATTGATGCAATTAATAAAACCATTGAAAATTATAAATAA